In one Bacillus thuringiensis genomic region, the following are encoded:
- a CDS encoding EndoU domain-containing protein encodes MKGGGHGQSNIEFLEKNNVDYNINKVYENGVRVGNVPGHKVKAKRTGSNQSWFPESWTESDITAAGAEIAELPGFANTENGVAIFGEYNGVRVGVIKTNGEIGTIFPDATKQP; translated from the coding sequence ATGAAGGGTGGAGGACATGGACAAAGTAATATTGAATTTTTGGAAAAAAATAATGTAGATTATAATATAAATAAAGTATACGAAAACGGTGTTAGGGTAGGTAATGTACCTGGACACAAGGTGAAAGCAAAAAGAACAGGTTCCAATCAATCATGGTTTCCAGAAAGCTGGACAGAGTCTGATATTACAGCAGCAGGTGCTGAGATTGCTGAATTGCCCGGATTTGCGAATACAGAAAATGGTGTGGCTATTTTTGGAGAGTATAATGGGGTTAGGGTTGGAGTTATAAAAACAAATGGAGAGATAGGGACTATTTTTCCAGATGCGACTAAACAACCGTAG
- a CDS encoding nitroreductase family protein, with protein sequence MTNSVKTNDFNEILTGRRSIRKYDPSVKISKEEMTEILTEATLAPSSVNMQPWRFVVIESDEAKATLAPLAKFNQSQVETSSAMIALFGDLNNFDNAEEIYGTAVERGLMPAEVKEDQMKKLSAYFSMVTPEVMKDTVLIDGGLVAMQFMLAARAHGYDTCPIGGFEKDQIAEAFGLDKERYVPVMLISIGKAADSGYQSVRLPIEKVAEWK encoded by the coding sequence ATGACTAACTCAGTAAAAACAAATGATTTTAACGAAATTTTAACAGGACGTCGTTCAATTCGTAAGTACGACCCTTCAGTGAAAATTAGCAAAGAAGAAATGACAGAAATTCTTACAGAAGCAACACTTGCACCATCTTCAGTAAACATGCAACCATGGAGATTCGTAGTGATTGAAAGTGATGAAGCGAAAGCAACACTTGCGCCACTTGCGAAATTCAATCAATCTCAAGTAGAAACATCTTCAGCAATGATTGCTTTATTTGGTGATTTAAACAACTTTGATAACGCAGAAGAAATTTACGGTACAGCAGTAGAGCGTGGTTTAATGCCAGCAGAAGTAAAAGAAGACCAAATGAAAAAACTTTCAGCTTACTTCTCAATGGTTACACCAGAAGTAATGAAAGATACGGTATTAATTGACGGTGGTCTTGTAGCAATGCAATTTATGCTAGCAGCTCGTGCGCACGGTTATGATACTTGTCCAATTGGTGGATTTGAAAAAGACCAAATTGCAGAAGCATTTGGACTAGATAAAGAACGCTACGTACCAGTTATGTTAATTTCAATCGGGAAAGCTGCAGACAGTGGTTACCAATCAGTACGTCTTCCAATTGAAAAAGTTGCAGAATGGAAATAA
- a CDS encoding CdiA family toxin C-terminal domain-containing protein gives MKKATSGSAGVAKGTGKANNFKFGDNAKNHLKNVENISTKKGVSGGHNMDEFYNALKNQGVDVEELIISKKSHSSIEGIYEIEYKIPRKDMAGNIAEPVSYKNIKEPKTIYDPAMISDDKIYQWGKEAMQKGTINGRLVEGTASNGLKFRGYLNDAGEITNFFPILD, from the coding sequence GTGAAGAAAGCAACGTCTGGGAGTGCGGGGGTTGCTAAGGGTACGGGTAAAGCTAATAACTTTAAATTTGGAGATAATGCTAAAAATCATTTAAAAAATGTTGAGAATATAAGCACTAAGAAAGGGGTTAGTGGTGGACATAACATGGATGAATTTTACAATGCTTTAAAAAATCAGGGTGTTGATGTAGAAGAATTAATTATATCTAAAAAATCACATTCTTCAATTGAAGGGATTTATGAGATAGAATACAAAATACCTAGAAAAGATATGGCTGGAAATATTGCAGAACCCGTTTCGTATAAAAATATTAAGGAGCCTAAAACAATATACGATCCAGCAATGATTAGTGATGATAAGATATATCAGTGGGGAAAAGAAGCGATGCAAAAGGGAACAATAAATGGTAGGCTTGTTGAAGGTACTGCTTCAAATGGATTGAAGTTCAGAGGTTATTTAAATGATGCTGGGGAGATAACTAACTTTTTCCCAATTCTAGACTGA
- a CDS encoding putative quinol monooxygenase, producing MIIIHAIFQVDPAKQQAFLEEIQPLIHGSREESGNVSYDLYKDTEKESVYTMVEVWKDEAAVASHNTSEHFTSFVSKAAQFLTAPLNIKAYNGELVK from the coding sequence ATGATTATTATTCACGCAATATTTCAAGTAGATCCAGCGAAACAACAAGCATTTTTAGAAGAAATTCAGCCACTCATTCATGGTTCAAGAGAAGAAAGTGGAAATGTATCTTATGACTTATATAAAGATACAGAAAAAGAAAGTGTTTATACGATGGTAGAAGTATGGAAAGATGAAGCAGCAGTTGCGAGCCATAATACGAGTGAACACTTCACATCTTTCGTTAGTAAAGCAGCACAATTTTTAACTGCTCCGCTTAATATAAAAGCTTATAATGGAGAATTAGTAAAATAA
- a CDS encoding DUF3958 family protein, with protein sequence MSQGIETRINQCNQKLRIIFEEQNENRIALQNQERAEASFHEWKNRSNRLFNRILETWYGDKEAFHFFTNMRQEIGQYERKLTFELENEKETLLKEKRHLSEKENNLSYEQQQLQREANT encoded by the coding sequence ATGAGTCAAGGAATTGAAACGAGAATCAATCAATGTAATCAAAAATTACGAATTATATTTGAAGAACAAAATGAAAACCGAATCGCGCTGCAAAATCAAGAACGAGCTGAGGCTAGTTTTCATGAATGGAAAAATAGAAGTAATCGTTTATTTAACCGAATACTAGAAACTTGGTATGGTGACAAAGAAGCATTTCACTTTTTTACGAATATGCGGCAAGAGATCGGGCAGTATGAAAGAAAACTTACATTCGAATTAGAAAACGAAAAAGAGACGTTGCTTAAAGAAAAACGGCATCTCAGTGAGAAAGAAAACAACCTTTCCTATGAACAGCAGCAACTACAAAGGGAGGCCAATACATGA
- a CDS encoding PoNi-like cognate immunity protein — translation MRDPLCIEEKCREGIEYNKEFIEENREEIKSFEEDERNGIQRKAKDNKSLIEGRYLLNFNYELEDIIAKYSLGEAIHTIEGDFDNALIDLRHIGENEVGYLNLIWMISLGILLETEKKNLVSLAKLVEKENMNDAAIDFLLCASDIGYTKMTNRYYKENPYAKTREIIELAQTDKKEASKRLQTYMEKEWFKGHYDYEWKNAHKEPGYVGYWSFETAAIVKILELDDTSLKDNNHYPYDLGHYKNEMKFKHIDLSEYHYEDETEEIEDIVEGIEHNPALENIIPPKWHSLVNELIHDYDNMDDSSFYEKYKKTIGIGQVWFLPQEYEEENEQKNLLGSLIVFALTVRDYILQLDYKEDFEDYIDNLKNFWNGSETKLVQFILENDQDYYAWVPKEVNIPNMYEVKIESVDVEEVL, via the coding sequence ATGAGAGATCCTTTATGTATAGAAGAAAAATGTAGAGAAGGAATAGAATATAATAAAGAGTTTATTGAGGAAAATAGAGAGGAGATTAAAAGTTTTGAAGAAGATGAAAGGAATGGTATTCAAAGAAAGGCTAAAGATAATAAAAGTCTTATAGAAGGAAGGTATCTATTAAATTTTAATTATGAGTTAGAGGATATTATTGCAAAATATTCCCTAGGAGAAGCTATCCATACAATAGAAGGAGATTTTGACAACGCTCTTATTGATTTGAGGCATATAGGGGAAAATGAAGTTGGATATTTAAATCTAATTTGGATGATATCTCTAGGGATTTTATTAGAGACGGAGAAAAAGAATCTTGTAAGTTTAGCTAAGCTAGTTGAGAAAGAAAATATGAACGATGCAGCAATCGATTTCCTCTTATGCGCTAGTGATATCGGATACACAAAAATGACGAACAGATATTATAAAGAAAATCCATATGCAAAAACGAGAGAGATTATAGAACTTGCACAAACAGATAAAAAAGAAGCATCTAAAAGATTACAAACGTACATGGAGAAAGAATGGTTTAAAGGCCATTATGATTATGAATGGAAAAATGCGCATAAAGAACCTGGATATGTAGGGTATTGGAGCTTTGAGACAGCTGCAATAGTAAAGATACTCGAACTTGATGATACAAGTTTAAAAGATAATAATCATTATCCATATGATTTGGGACATTATAAAAATGAAATGAAATTTAAGCATATAGACCTAAGTGAATATCACTATGAAGATGAGACAGAAGAAATCGAGGATATAGTAGAAGGAATTGAACATAATCCTGCATTGGAAAACATTATTCCGCCAAAATGGCATTCATTGGTCAATGAATTGATCCATGACTATGATAATATGGACGATAGTAGTTTTTATGAAAAATACAAAAAAACGATAGGAATAGGTCAAGTGTGGTTCTTACCACAAGAGTATGAAGAAGAAAATGAGCAAAAAAATCTATTAGGAAGTTTAATTGTGTTTGCCCTGACGGTAAGAGATTATATATTACAATTGGATTATAAAGAGGATTTCGAAGACTACATTGATAATCTTAAAAATTTCTGGAATGGATCAGAAACAAAGTTAGTTCAATTTATTTTAGAGAATGATCAAGACTATTATGCATGGGTACCGAAAGAAGTAAATATCCCAAATATGTATGAAGTGAAGATAGAGAGTGTTGATGTAGAGGAAGTTCTATAA
- a CDS encoding TIGR04197 family type VII secretion effector, with amino-acid sequence MGEFQSNLHTATQFATKMRTASDRMQSATSRSINKATRTTLSVNFQAQEANQQNLQITKQFCTAFQQTIDNIHSVANEFEKMDTGLQKTFQ; translated from the coding sequence ATGGGAGAATTTCAAAGTAATTTGCATACGGCAACACAATTTGCAACGAAAATGAGAACTGCTTCAGATAGAATGCAAAGTGCTACTAGTCGCTCTATAAATAAGGCAACGCGTACTACACTATCTGTGAACTTCCAAGCACAAGAAGCAAATCAACAAAATTTACAGATCACGAAACAATTTTGTACTGCTTTTCAACAAACAATTGATAATATCCATTCCGTAGCAAATGAATTTGAGAAAATGGATACAGGACTTCAAAAGACTTTTCAATAA
- a CDS encoding MarR family winged helix-turn-helix transcriptional regulator, whose product MTSSCSKEAIILYKLHFLNKEVSSKFEGCTGMSQSRLELILQLFEVGEISQKALQQEVNIDNAAITRHLKQLEANEMIVRRKNPEDNRITLVSLTEEGRNKIQAFQEEKERFAASAFKGLSEEERDNLLNMLNHIQENIKEL is encoded by the coding sequence TTGACAAGTTCATGCTCAAAAGAAGCGATTATTTTATATAAATTACACTTTCTAAATAAAGAAGTAAGTTCGAAATTTGAAGGGTGTACGGGTATGAGCCAGTCTCGATTAGAGCTTATACTTCAATTATTTGAAGTAGGTGAAATTAGTCAAAAAGCACTTCAGCAAGAAGTGAATATTGATAATGCTGCGATAACAAGGCATTTAAAGCAGCTTGAGGCCAATGAAATGATTGTAAGACGTAAAAATCCAGAAGATAACAGAATTACGTTAGTTTCTCTTACTGAAGAGGGACGAAATAAAATTCAAGCGTTTCAAGAGGAAAAAGAACGTTTTGCAGCATCTGCATTTAAAGGATTAAGTGAGGAAGAACGCGATAATCTTTTAAATATGTTAAATCACATTCAAGAAAATATAAAAGAATTATAA
- a CDS encoding T7SS effector LXG polymorphic toxin — protein sequence MSLNMYLGEVQSQTQSMNAICNATIQSMEQAIQSIDAFAIDTVLQGQTYSSAKAYLVQTFRPLAQGIICLCEELIRQNEAFPNEFQAKVASTDVIEQEIREQIRGINQSITSIEAIEVLTPMPGVGAIVTVLGAMRKKLEEKLEHLYEFNHSSSNNYSTALQLAASITAGLAEVQSGKGFSPVSGTFSTQGLNMDWVSSIQGIIEETARKNDQSIKDIETNNIIEKKSPVRNAWDDAADGIVSTFETAKKMWEAIQRGSGKAVGDEIESAIALSNMDIGTFINVAYALFHLDETAKNMWHAFSNKIKRDMIEGDAESRTELTTYGLTQIATTILGDRGLNKVGHITKGAKASSGLSTFANAVKLAKELKPTLEMLQSFKKEASYAFSSVGGTVVTKIPQGELIEAYYKFAKSKDGGKGKPSSNKNTNVDNFDAKTATNKQKGNYGEIKSSDNLLNNQSLKEAGFDLKPVGKSTPSGINDKIVKGIDGLYENANAESKIKYVIDEAKFGSSQLGKTKDGRQMSDGWLNGAKTRKSRILKAVDGDAKLASKITKALQDQEVERVLSKVDSSGNVKTFRIDAKGDIIGEWP from the coding sequence ATGAGTTTAAACATGTATTTGGGAGAAGTACAAAGTCAAACTCAAAGTATGAACGCTATATGTAATGCTACGATTCAAAGTATGGAACAAGCCATTCAATCTATTGATGCCTTTGCGATAGACACAGTATTACAAGGACAAACATACAGTAGTGCAAAAGCCTACCTTGTCCAAACATTTCGGCCATTAGCGCAAGGAATCATATGCTTATGTGAAGAATTAATTCGCCAAAATGAAGCATTTCCAAATGAGTTCCAAGCGAAAGTTGCTTCGACAGATGTGATTGAACAAGAAATAAGAGAACAAATAAGGGGAATTAATCAATCGATTACAAGTATAGAAGCAATAGAAGTACTTACACCAATGCCCGGAGTAGGTGCAATTGTAACGGTATTAGGTGCAATGAGAAAAAAACTGGAAGAAAAACTAGAGCATTTATATGAATTCAATCATTCATCCAGCAACAACTACAGCACCGCTCTCCAATTAGCAGCTAGCATCACAGCCGGACTCGCTGAAGTGCAAAGTGGGAAAGGATTTAGTCCTGTGAGTGGTACGTTTAGTACACAAGGGTTGAATATGGATTGGGTGAGTTCGATTCAGGGGATTATAGAAGAAACAGCTCGAAAAAATGATCAGTCAATTAAAGATATAGAAACAAATAACATAATTGAGAAGAAATCTCCGGTTAGAAATGCTTGGGACGATGCGGCAGACGGTATAGTTAGCACGTTTGAAACAGCGAAAAAGATGTGGGAAGCTATTCAAAGAGGATCGGGGAAAGCTGTTGGTGATGAAATCGAGTCCGCAATAGCTTTAAGTAATATGGACATAGGAACTTTTATTAATGTAGCCTATGCACTTTTCCATTTGGATGAAACTGCAAAAAATATGTGGCATGCATTTTCAAATAAAATAAAACGAGATATGATAGAGGGAGATGCAGAGAGTCGTACAGAATTGACTACCTATGGATTAACACAAATAGCTACCACAATATTAGGCGATAGGGGACTAAATAAAGTAGGCCATATCACAAAAGGAGCAAAAGCATCAAGTGGATTAAGTACATTTGCTAATGCAGTAAAACTAGCAAAAGAATTGAAGCCTACGCTTGAAATGTTACAATCATTTAAGAAAGAGGCTTCCTATGCATTCTCTAGTGTTGGTGGAACTGTTGTAACCAAAATACCTCAAGGTGAATTGATAGAAGCTTATTATAAGTTTGCGAAGTCTAAAGATGGTGGTAAGGGTAAACCTAGCAGTAACAAAAATACAAATGTAGACAATTTTGATGCAAAAACAGCTACAAATAAGCAAAAAGGTAATTATGGTGAAATAAAATCTAGTGACAATTTATTGAATAATCAAAGTTTAAAAGAAGCTGGATTTGATTTAAAGCCAGTCGGAAAAAGTACACCATCAGGCATAAATGATAAAATAGTAAAAGGGATTGATGGATTATACGAAAATGCAAATGCAGAATCAAAGATCAAATATGTTATTGATGAAGCTAAGTTTGGTAGTTCACAATTGGGGAAAACTAAAGATGGACGACAAATGTCAGATGGTTGGTTGAATGGTGCGAAGACCCGAAAAAGTAGAATATTGAAGGCCGTTGATGGAGATGCAAAATTAGCATCAAAGATTACGAAAGCATTACAAGATCAGGAAGTTGAGAGAGTGTTATCAAAGGTTGATAGTAGTGGAAATGTGAAAACATTTAGAATAGATGCAAAGGGAGACATAATTGGAGAATGGCCATAA